Genomic segment of Streptomyces zhihengii:
CGACGAGGAGGGCCACGTTGGCGCCGTCGAAGCCGACGTTCGGGTCGTCGGTGATGTCGATGCCCTTGAGCAGCGGGAAGGCGCAGTCGTCGAGCTCCATGGCGGTGCCCTCGGCGGCCTTCAGGCCCTGCGGGATCTCGAGGAGGCGCAGCTTGACCGGCACATCCGCGCCGAGCAGGTGTCCGGAGGCGATACGGAAGAGCAGCGCGTAGCCGATCTGGCCGGCCGCGCCGGTCACGGTGACGTTGACGGGGGTGCGGGTCATGACGATCTCCGTTAGACAGCTGGCGGATGGGGCAGCGCTCCCCATGCGGGTCGGCTCGTCCACGCCCACCTGAATCTTGACGTGAAGAGACTTCCAGCGGTCAGGCTATCGGACCCGGGCCCCCGCCCGTCCATGCCCCCTCGCGGCGCGGCCCGTTCCCGCCGCCCCCGCACGCCTCCGCGCGCCGGGCCCGCGCACCCTGGCGCGCCCGGCCACCGCATCCGTAGCGCAACGATCACACGATGGCGGAATGGTCACTTCCGTGCCACAGGGAACTGCCGCCCCTTGAACCGTTTTGGCACGTCCATGACTCTTGAAACCACGACGGCGCCCGTCCTCCCTCGGGGGAGAGGACGGGCGCCGTCCCCGTGTACGGGGGTGGTGCGCAGGCCGTCGCGGTGACGGCTCCGGGGGTGGTGCGCCCGCCCGGCGGGCGCCTCGCGGGCGCCTTCCGGGCGCGGCTCTAGCGGACCGTGAAGTGGACCGCTTCCTCGATGATCGGGATGTCCAGCCAGGGCTTGGGCTGGGCCACCAGCGCCAGCAGCACGATCGCCGTGCCCAGCAGCCCGTACGTGACCATGTCGGTGAACCGCGAGCGGACCGCGAGCATGCCGACGGACGGCATGACACGGCGCAGCACGGCCCCGGTGAGCAGCGCGGCCCCGATCAGGATGATCCCGATCCGGACGGCGTCGGTGAACGCGTCGGTCCCGACGATCAGCAGACCCGCCGCCGTCATCCCGAGCACCGTCAGCAGCGGCCACTGCCGCGCCGGCGCGGGCGCGTCGCCCGGCGCGGCCCGGCCGCCGCCCTCGGGGCGCGCGGTGTCCAGGGTGACGGCGGGCGGACGCCGCGAAGCCGACCGACCGGCCTCCTCGCCCTCGTCCGGTTCCCCGTCGCCCCGCTCGTCCGCCGCCCCGCGGCCCTCGGCCGCGTCCTCCCGCCCCCGTCCCCGTCGCCCGCGCCCGGCGCCGCCTTCGGGGCGGCGCCGTCGGACGCGGCGGCGGCCGGCGCGTCCGGCACCGAACCGTTCGGCGCCCCGTCGCCCGGCGCCACCGCGGAAGCCGTGCCGTGCGACGCGGCCGTGCCGCCGGACTCCGCGCCGGCCGGCGCGCCCGCCGCCGAACCGTCCGCGGCGGCAGGGCTCACGTCCGTACCGTCCGCGGCCTGCGGCGCCGGCCCCTCCGCCGTCTCCGGCGCGGGAGCGTCCTGCCTGCCCGGCGCGGGTGCGGCGCCCGTGGTCTCGCCCATGGCGTCAGCCCTTCCCCGTCAGCCCTCGGACGGGGCCGCGACCGCGCGCTCCGCGGCCTCGACCACGTTGACCAGGAGCTGCGCCCGCGTCATCGGGCCCACGCCGCCGGGGTTGGGGGCGACCCAGCCGGCCACCTCGGCGACGCCCGGGTGCACATCGCCGACGATCTTGCCGTGCTCGTCGCGGCTGACGCCGACGTCGAGGACGGCCGCGCCCGGCTTCACGTCCTCGGGCTTGATCAGGTGCGGGACGCCCGCGGCCGCCACGATGATGTCCGCCTGCCGCAGGTGCGACGACAGATCGCGCGTCCCCGTGTGGCACTGCGTCACGGTGGCGTTCTCCGACTTGCGGGTCAGCACCAGCGGCATCGGGCGGCCGATGGTGATGCCGCGGCCGACGACGACCACGTTCGCGCCCTTGATCTCGACGCCGTGGTGGCGCAGGAGCTGGACGATGCCGTACGGGGTGCACGGCAGGGGGCCCTCGATGCCGAGCACCAGCCGGCCCAGGCTCATCGGGTGCAGCCCGTCGGCGTCCTTGGCCGGATCCATCAGCTCCAGGACCCGGTTTGCGTCGATGCCCTTGGGAAGCGGGAGTTGGACGATGTAGCCGGTGCACTCGGGGTTGTCGTTGAGCTCGCGCACCACCGCCTCGATCTCCTCCTGCGAGGCGGTCGCGGGCAGTTCGCGCTGGATGGAGGCGATGCCGACCTGCGCACAGTCACGGTGCTTGCCGTTGACGTACCAGCGGCTCCCCGGGTCGTCCCCGACCAGCAGGGTCCCGAGCCCCGGGGTGACACCCCGCTCCTTGAGGGCCGCCACGCGGGCGGTCAGATCGGACTTGATCGCGGCTGCGGTGGCCTTGCCGTCGAGAATCTGGGCAGTCATGACCCCATCCTCCCGGATGGACCCGCCCCGGTTCCAATCCGGGCCGCCCCGGTCTCGCGGTTCGGTCGCCCGGCCCGGGCGAACAACAGGTTGCACTTGCACAACACCTGTGGGTATCGGCTGGACAAAAAGTCGGCCAAGACATGACGATGAACCGCGCAGTGCCGCGGGCAGTGCCGGGGGGCCGGACATCGAAGATCGTGCAGTACCTCCGCTCGGACCGCGTCGTCCCCGCACTTCCAACGGAGGAAACACCGCCATGAGCTTCGGCGACCCCAACAACCCCTACGCCCAGCAGGGCCAGCCGCAGGGCCAGCAGCCCGGTTACGGCTACCCCCAGGCCCCGCCGGTCCAGCCCTACGGCGGCGGCTACCCGACCGGCCCGGTGGAGATGCCCGGCGCCGTCAAGGCCGCGCGGATATTCCTGTACGTCATCGTGGTCTGCCAGGTCATCGTGGCCGGCATCTACGGCTACAGCATCTCCGAGTTCGACAAGACGACCTCGGAGCTCAACGGCACCGACGCCGAGGTCTTCGCCGACCTCGGCAAGGGCGTGCTCGGCTTCCTGCTCGGCCTCTCCCTGGTCTTCGCCGCCCTCGGCCTCGCGCTGGCCCTGAAGTACGCGAGCGGCGGCAACGGCGTCCGCGTCTGCGCCATCGTCTACGGCTCGTTCGCCATCGTCAGCGGCATCTTCACCATCCCGGTGGGCCTGGTCACGCTGATCGTCGCGATCCTGCTGATCGTGTTCGCGGCGAAGCGCGACAGCGCCGAGTGGTTCAAGCGCCCGCGCCACTGACACCCACGGTGCACGGGAAAGGCCGTGGCCCCCGCCCGTCGGGCGGGGGCCACGGCCTTTCCCGTGCACCGTGACACCGCGTCCGTGCCACACCGGGCGAAAGGTGTGACCCGGCGGCCGTGCCCTCCCTACCCTGGCGTGACCCATCCGGGGAAGGACAGCGGGGGAGGACGGATGCACACGATCATCGTGGTGCCAGGGGCCCGGGACACCGCCGTGGCGCCGGACCAGATCCGGCTCGGCCCGGGCGACCGGCTCCGGTTCGGCCGGACCCCCGGCGGCTCCGGACGGCGGACGCTGGCCATCGACCATCCCGGGGTCTCCCGCACGGCCGGCGAGATCACCGCCGCGGGGACCCACTGGGCGCTCAGCAACTTCAGCGGCTCCAGCACCTACGTGGTCGAGAACCCGGAGGGCGCCGGGGAGCACATCAAGGTCGCGTCCGGACGCATCGGCGCTCCCGTGCCCTTCGAGTTCTCACGGATCGTGCTGCCCGCCGCGGACGAGCTGGTCAGCTTCGACGTGTGGGCACCGCGCCACGACTACGCCGACGGGACGGCGGACGCCTGCGACGGCGAACCGACCGCGTCCGCCTTCCCCCTGGACCGCACCAGGCGCTACTTCCAGGTCCTCGCCGCCCTCTGCGAGCCCCGGCTGCGCGGGGCACCGCACGCGCCGCCGCCCACCGTCGACCGGATCGCAGGCCGGCTGCGCCCCCTGTGGCCCGCCGCCAACCGGGCCGCCGTGCAGTGGAACATCGACTACCTCGCCGTCAAACTGCGCATCAAACCGGGCCCGGACACCGCGGAACAGGGGCCCCGGCTGCACACCAAGAAGGAGATGCTGGTCTCCCTCGCCCTGCGCTTCGACCTGGTCCGCGAGGACGACCTGACCGTCCTGACCGGCCCGGCGGGCTGCCCGGACGCGGGGCACGTCCCGGGCCGCGGGGACGCCTCGCGCCGTACGCAGGGAGCGGGCGGTGCGGACTTCCCGGGCGGTGCCGTCCGGTGACCGGCCGGCGGGAGCCGGAGCCGTACACCGTCGCCGACCTGCCGCGCGGCTACCGGGTCGGGCCCTGGGCCGTGGAGAAGCCGCTCGGCTCGGGCGCCTTCGGCCAGGTGTACGCCGCTCGGCACGCGGACGCCGCCGCCGACCCGGCCCGCGCGGCCCTGAAGTTCCTGCCGACCGGCACCCACACCCCGCGACAGCTCCGCCACCTGCGGGAACTGGCCGAACGGGAGGTGTCGCTGCTGAGCCGGCTGCGCTCTCCCCGGCTGATCCGGATGCACGACGCGCTCACCGTCGACGACCCCGACCACCCCGAACTCGACGGCGCCACCGTCCTCGTGCTGGAGGAGGCGCGGGGCTCCCTGGAGGCCCTGCTCGCCTCGGACAGCGCGCCCCGGCAGGGACCGGCCCTGCTGGCGCAGATCTGCGAGGGGCTGTGCCAGCTCCACGACGCGGGCTGGGTGCACGGCGACCTCAAGCCCGCCAACGTGCTGCTGATGGCCGACGGCACGGCACGGCTGGGCGACTTCAACCTCGCTTCCGAGCTGGACGGCACCCACGCCTACGCCCCCGCCTTCACCACCGCCGACTACTCCCCGCCCGAACTCCTCTGGTCGGAGGTCGGCGAGCGGGGCACCCGGATCCGGCCGACCGCGGACATCTGGGCGTTCGGCGTCCTGGCGCACCTGGTGCTGACGGGCGCCCTCCCGCTGCCGGGCCCCACCCCGGCCGCCCGCCGGGACGTGGCCGTGCGCTACGCGCGGGGCGAGGAGGAACTGCGCCTCTCCCCCGGACTGCCTCCGGCCTGGCGGGAGATCGTCACGGACTGCCTCTCCCGTACCCACGACGACCGCGTCCGGCACGACGCCGCGTCACTGCTGCGCCGAGTGACCGGCGCGGCGGAGGGGCGCCCGTCCTCAGGGCGGCGCCGGCCCCGGTGGCGGCTGCTCGCCGCGACGGCGGCCCTGCTCGCCCTCACGGCGGCCGGCGTCGCCGCCGGCGTGCTGCGGCCGGACGCCCCTCCCACCGAGCCGGACGCCCGCCCGGACACGGCCACCGCCGTGGCGGCGACGGCCACCGGCTTCGACCGCTGCGCACCGGGCTCGGTCTGCTTCTTCACCGGCACCGGCGGCTCCGGAGAGATGTGCGGCTGGGAGGGCGACGAGTTCACCTGGACCGAGGGCACCGTCCGCTGCTCCTGGGCCGAGCGCCGCCGCCCCTCCTCGGTCTACAACAACGGCGTCGCCGACCCCAACGGCTTCGTCCACGTCGTCTACTTCGCCGAACCGGGCCTCAGACGCCGCCTCGGCTGCGTCGAACAGGGCGCCCGCCACGACCTCCCCGCCCGGCCGGACGTGCGCTCCCACATCTGGGCGAAGGCCTGCTGACGCCGGCGCGCCCGGCAGTGCCGCCGGGCGCGCCGGCCCCGTGTCAGCGCAGGTAGACCTTGGGCCCGAGCTCCATCGGCCGTTCACCGGACGAGCACTCGCCACCCCACTTCGCGCTGTTGATCCGGGTGGTCGCGGGGAAGTTCGTCCACGAGCCCGAGGTGAGCCCGGAGGCGTTCTCGTCGAAGTGGAGGCAGCCCTTCACCGAGCGGTAGGTGCCGTCCCCGTAGTTGACCCAGCCCGCGTACCGGATGTGGTCGGCGCCCACGTCCTGCATCCCGTTGTTCAGCATCGACCGGACGTCGCCGGAGGTGCCGGACCAGGTGCCGGCCGTCCTCTTGTCGATGCCGTCGGTGAGGTTCGTGCCGTTGAACGCGCAGACGTAGCCCGGCGCGCACCCGTTGTGCGTGTCGTCCCCGGCGTGTGCCGTCCCCGCGACCGCGAACACGGCCCCCAACGCCGCGGTGACCGCGACTGCCCCGGCTCGGCGCATGCGTGACCTCATGGTTTCCCCCATCGAATGGTGTCGGGGCGATCTGCCCGAGGACGACGCTAGGGAGGAGGCGCGGCGCACGGCACCTCGTACGAACG
This window contains:
- a CDS encoding protein kinase domain-containing protein → MTGRREPEPYTVADLPRGYRVGPWAVEKPLGSGAFGQVYAARHADAAADPARAALKFLPTGTHTPRQLRHLRELAEREVSLLSRLRSPRLIRMHDALTVDDPDHPELDGATVLVLEEARGSLEALLASDSAPRQGPALLAQICEGLCQLHDAGWVHGDLKPANVLLMADGTARLGDFNLASELDGTHAYAPAFTTADYSPPELLWSEVGERGTRIRPTADIWAFGVLAHLVLTGALPLPGPTPAARRDVAVRYARGEEELRLSPGLPPAWREIVTDCLSRTHDDRVRHDAASLLRRVTGAAEGRPSSGRRRPRWRLLAATAALLALTAAGVAAGVLRPDAPPTEPDARPDTATAVAATATGFDRCAPGSVCFFTGTGGSGEMCGWEGDEFTWTEGTVRCSWAERRRPSSVYNNGVADPNGFVHVVYFAEPGLRRRLGCVEQGARHDLPARPDVRSHIWAKAC
- a CDS encoding bifunctional methylenetetrahydrofolate dehydrogenase/methenyltetrahydrofolate cyclohydrolase, with translation MTAQILDGKATAAAIKSDLTARVAALKERGVTPGLGTLLVGDDPGSRWYVNGKHRDCAQVGIASIQRELPATASQEEIEAVVRELNDNPECTGYIVQLPLPKGIDANRVLELMDPAKDADGLHPMSLGRLVLGIEGPLPCTPYGIVQLLRHHGVEIKGANVVVVGRGITIGRPMPLVLTRKSENATVTQCHTGTRDLSSHLRQADIIVAAAGVPHLIKPEDVKPGAAVLDVGVSRDEHGKIVGDVHPGVAEVAGWVAPNPGGVGPMTRAQLLVNVVEAAERAVAAPSEG
- a CDS encoding FHA domain-containing protein, yielding MHTIIVVPGARDTAVAPDQIRLGPGDRLRFGRTPGGSGRRTLAIDHPGVSRTAGEITAAGTHWALSNFSGSSTYVVENPEGAGEHIKVASGRIGAPVPFEFSRIVLPAADELVSFDVWAPRHDYADGTADACDGEPTASAFPLDRTRRYFQVLAALCEPRLRGAPHAPPPTVDRIAGRLRPLWPAANRAAVQWNIDYLAVKLRIKPGPDTAEQGPRLHTKKEMLVSLALRFDLVREDDLTVLTGPAGCPDAGHVPGRGDASRRTQGAGGADFPGGAVR
- a CDS encoding DUF3017 domain-containing protein; the protein is MTAAGLLIVGTDAFTDAVRIGIILIGAALLTGAVLRRVMPSVGMLAVRSRFTDMVTYGLLGTAIVLLALVAQPKPWLDIPIIEEAVHFTVR